The following proteins are co-located in the Chloroflexota bacterium genome:
- a CDS encoding queuosine precursor transporter gives MLELILWVIGITSFTLFGSWYARKFERPDALIALYVVFVAVSQITAAKIAQYDLGFITVEAPAAVLVYSVTYLFTDIVNERFGRKEVHKMIIIAFVTQVAMVFFLWLATRLAPAPFWDKQQDWEAIVSLIPRITMASWVAFLVSENLDAWIYDVFRKMTKGKHLWMRNAFSSIPALTVDTFLFITLAFAGTMPLLVLIKGQLLTKWLVGLINIPFMYLNRWLIFGPSRRDAPR, from the coding sequence ATGCTGGAGTTGATATTATGGGTGATTGGGATAACGAGCTTCACCCTTTTCGGGTCCTGGTATGCCAGGAAATTTGAGAGGCCCGATGCACTTATAGCCCTTTATGTAGTATTCGTTGCTGTCAGCCAGATCACTGCTGCCAAGATAGCCCAGTATGACCTCGGATTCATCACTGTTGAAGCCCCCGCTGCGGTACTGGTTTACTCTGTCACCTATCTCTTTACTGATATTGTGAATGAGAGGTTTGGCCGCAAGGAAGTCCATAAGATGATCATCATCGCCTTTGTCACCCAGGTAGCCATGGTCTTCTTCCTCTGGCTGGCCACCAGGTTGGCACCAGCACCTTTCTGGGATAAACAGCAGGACTGGGAGGCGATAGTAAGCCTGATCCCCCGGATCACCATGGCATCGTGGGTGGCTTTCCTGGTGAGCGAGAATCTTGACGCCTGGATATACGACGTATTCAGAAAGATGACCAAAGGCAAGCATCTCTGGATGCGGAATGCCTTCAGCTCAATCCCTGCCCTGACGGTGGATACGTTTCTCTTTATTACTTTGGCCTTCGCCGGAACAATGCCCCTCTTGGTTTTGATAAAGGGGCAACTCCTTACCAAGTGGCTGGTCGGTCTGATAAATATACCGTTTATGTATCTCAACAGGTGGCTGATCTTCGGGCCTTCCCGACGGGATGCTCCTCGGTGA
- the oadA gene encoding sodium-extruding oxaloacetate decarboxylase subunit alpha codes for MGILITDTTLRDAHQSLIATRMRTRDMLPIAEKLDKVGFFSLEVWGGATFDSCIRFLNEDPWERLRALRAAIKNTRLQMLLRGQNLVGYRHYPDDVVREFVRLSVKNGIDVFRVFDALNDIRNLEFAIKVAKEYKAHVQGTICYTISPVHTVKGFADMAEKLEHLGCDSICIKDMAGLIAPAASGELVRAIKTRVKVPVDLHSHCSSGMAPLSYHAAALAGVDILDTAFSAFGWGTSQPTTESVVAALKDTPYDTGLDLGLLYDIGEYFAAVGAKYKALFTGEATRPNLNVLLHQIPGGMLSSLVSQLSEQNALDRFDDVLKEVPHVRADLGYPPLVTPTSQLVGIQAVLNVLAGRRYSKVTQEVKNYLLGQYGRPPGKVNAEVRKAVTGDEKPISVRPADLLEPELEKLQQEGRKLGILRQEEDLVTYALYPQVAVKFLRGELSEETLLTVPARSKVPNVLDIPSEFSVEVDGETFTVRITPVLNGNGGVRVGKAEPSQRPSRDAVICPMPGMIVAVKVKVGDKVREGDVVAVLEAMKMQNEIHCPHSGVVKQVMVHDGDLVKFNAVLMVVERDGK; via the coding sequence ATGGGTATATTGATCACCGATACCACGCTTCGTGATGCGCACCAGTCGCTGATAGCTACGCGAATGCGCACCAGGGATATGCTTCCCATAGCCGAGAAGCTCGATAAGGTGGGCTTCTTCTCCCTCGAGGTATGGGGCGGGGCTACATTTGATTCCTGCATCAGGTTCCTGAATGAAGACCCCTGGGAGCGCCTGAGAGCGTTACGGGCAGCGATAAAGAATACACGCCTGCAGATGCTGCTTCGGGGGCAGAACCTTGTTGGCTACCGCCATTACCCTGATGATGTGGTACGGGAGTTCGTTCGCCTCTCAGTGAAAAATGGCATTGATGTCTTCCGCGTATTTGATGCCCTCAACGACATAAGGAATCTGGAATTTGCCATAAAAGTGGCGAAAGAGTATAAGGCGCATGTTCAGGGCACTATCTGCTATACCATCAGCCCGGTGCACACTGTGAAAGGCTTTGCCGATATGGCAGAAAAGCTGGAGCACCTGGGTTGTGACTCCATCTGCATAAAGGATATGGCCGGGCTGATTGCGCCGGCGGCGTCTGGCGAGCTGGTCAGGGCCATCAAGACCCGAGTGAAGGTTCCTGTTGACCTCCACTCGCACTGCTCCAGTGGGATGGCGCCTCTGAGTTACCATGCTGCGGCCCTGGCCGGTGTTGATATTTTGGATACTGCTTTCTCCGCTTTCGGCTGGGGAACGTCTCAACCAACCACCGAAAGTGTGGTCGCTGCTCTCAAAGATACTCCTTATGACACCGGGTTGGACCTCGGTTTACTCTACGATATAGGTGAGTATTTCGCTGCCGTAGGCGCAAAGTACAAGGCTTTGTTTACCGGTGAGGCAACTCGTCCCAATCTCAACGTCCTCCTCCATCAAATACCGGGAGGAATGCTTTCCAGCCTGGTGAGCCAGCTCAGTGAGCAGAACGCTCTGGACAGATTCGATGATGTCCTGAAAGAGGTTCCGCATGTGCGGGCCGATCTTGGTTACCCCCCGCTGGTAACCCCCACAAGCCAACTGGTGGGGATACAGGCGGTATTGAATGTGCTGGCAGGTCGGCGCTACAGTAAAGTGACTCAGGAGGTCAAGAATTATCTCCTCGGCCAATATGGCAGACCGCCAGGTAAGGTGAATGCTGAGGTGAGGAAAGCGGTCACAGGTGATGAGAAGCCCATCAGTGTTCGCCCTGCCGACCTCCTGGAGCCTGAGTTGGAGAAGTTGCAGCAGGAGGGGCGCAAGCTGGGTATCCTCAGGCAGGAGGAGGATCTGGTTACCTATGCCCTCTATCCTCAGGTAGCGGTCAAGTTCCTGCGCGGTGAACTAAGTGAGGAGACGTTGCTGACTGTGCCTGCGCGAAGCAAGGTTCCGAACGTTCTGGACATTCCTTCGGAGTTCAGTGTGGAGGTGGATGGCGAGACCTTCACCGTCAGGATAACCCCTGTGCTCAATGGTAATGGTGGGGTACGGGTGGGGAAGGCAGAACCATCACAAAGACCGTCTCGGGATGCTGTGATCTGCCCAATGCCTGGGATGATAGTCGCCGTGAAGGTCAAGGTCGGGGATAAGGTGAGAGAGGGTGATGTGGTAGCGGTGCTTGAAGCCATGAAAATGCAGAATGAGATACATTGCCCTCACAGCGGGGTGGTGAAGCAGGTTATGGTTCATGATGGTGATCTGGTGAAATTCAACGCTGTTCTGATGGTAGTGGAGAGGGATGGGAAATAA
- a CDS encoding acetyl-CoA carboxylase biotin carboxylase subunit yields the protein MGNKVLVANRGEIAIRVMRACRELGIRSVAVYSAADSEALFAKYADEAYPLGAAPATQSYLNIEKIIEVAKQCGADAIHPGYGFLAENPRFAAACEREGIKFIGPSSKVIELMGDKVAARREMRRAGIPVVPGIDENISDPDEAGAAAKELGYPILVKPSGGGGGIGMIIANNEEELHGALESARRIAANTFGIASVYMERYIPHARHIEVQILGDSQGNIIHLGERECSIQRRHQKLIEESPSPALTPQLRRKMTATAVKAARWVNYEGAGTIEFIFSNGKYYFLEANTRIQVEHAVTEMVTGIDIVKEQVKIGLGSPLSINQKDVRANGWAIECRINAEDPFNNFAPTPSKLRGYRSPGGIGVRVDSGVHTGYEIPPFYDPMISKLIVWGRTREEAILRMRRALYEYIIVGPKTNIPFHKAVMENPRFVKGELETRFIDLETDLIDDMKKIADRERPLVEKLSQVFDERKKAAVAGALAVVTQMIQNSIEKQRQ from the coding sequence ATGGGAAATAAGGTTCTGGTAGCCAATCGTGGTGAGATAGCCATTCGTGTGATGCGCGCTTGCCGCGAGTTGGGTATCAGGTCGGTTGCCGTGTACTCTGCAGCGGACAGCGAGGCACTCTTTGCCAAGTATGCCGACGAGGCGTATCCCTTAGGTGCAGCTCCGGCGACGCAGAGCTACCTCAATATTGAGAAGATCATTGAAGTGGCCAAACAATGTGGTGCTGATGCCATTCACCCTGGCTATGGATTCCTGGCTGAGAACCCTCGCTTTGCCGCTGCCTGTGAGAGGGAGGGGATAAAGTTCATTGGGCCGTCGAGTAAGGTGATTGAACTTATGGGCGATAAGGTGGCGGCGCGGCGGGAGATGCGAAGGGCTGGTATACCTGTAGTGCCGGGTATTGATGAGAACATCTCTGACCCTGACGAGGCGGGAGCGGCAGCAAAGGAGCTTGGCTACCCCATATTAGTCAAGCCGTCTGGTGGTGGAGGCGGAATCGGGATGATTATTGCCAATAACGAAGAAGAGCTTCATGGAGCGCTGGAATCAGCCCGGAGGATTGCCGCCAATACGTTCGGTATAGCCAGCGTTTACATGGAGAGATACATACCGCATGCCCGTCACATAGAGGTTCAGATATTGGGAGACTCCCAGGGCAATATCATACATCTGGGTGAAAGAGAGTGCTCGATACAGCGGCGGCATCAGAAGCTGATCGAAGAATCCCCTTCACCGGCGCTGACCCCTCAACTGCGTCGAAAGATGACTGCGACGGCGGTGAAAGCCGCCAGGTGGGTCAACTATGAGGGTGCCGGAACTATCGAGTTCATTTTCTCTAATGGGAAGTACTACTTCCTGGAGGCCAATACCAGAATTCAGGTGGAGCACGCTGTGACCGAGATGGTGACTGGCATTGATATTGTGAAAGAGCAGGTTAAGATAGGGTTGGGATCACCCCTGAGCATCAACCAGAAGGATGTTCGTGCCAATGGGTGGGCTATAGAGTGCCGTATCAATGCTGAGGACCCCTTCAACAACTTCGCCCCGACTCCGAGTAAGCTGAGGGGATACCGCTCTCCTGGTGGCATCGGAGTCCGTGTGGACAGCGGAGTCCATACCGGCTATGAGATACCTCCTTTTTACGATCCGATGATATCGAAGCTGATCGTGTGGGGCAGGACCCGCGAGGAAGCTATTCTCAGAATGCGGCGGGCGCTCTATGAGTACATTATCGTCGGCCCGAAAACGAACATACCCTTCCATAAAGCAGTGATGGAGAACCCACGTTTTGTAAAGGGCGAATTGGAGACGCGTTTCATTGATCTGGAGACTGACCTGATTGACGATATGAAGAAGATTGCGGATCGCGAGCGGCCTCTGGTCGAAAAGCTATCCCAGGTATTTGACGAGAGGAAGAAGGCGGCGGTGGCCGGCGCCCTGGCCGTCGTGACGCAGATGATCCAAAATTCTATTGAGAAGCAGCGGCAGTAA
- a CDS encoding enoyl-CoA hydratase-related protein yields the protein MQYKNIVLEKEKHVVTLMFNRPEKMNTISMEMREEIVEAFNEVNADDDARVFVLTGAGERAFCAGVDVGVMSARIAGQVEETNRRKLTQRIGWHIPRLREMRTPTIAAVNGVAAGMGVSFITACDIRIASDKSRFTCAWVNRGLVPDGGVTYLLPQIVGIEKALELFYTGDIIDAPEALRIGLVGRVVPQADLMKVVKELAERIAAGPPIAHEMAKYGVYRGLESDIKGTLDFESYAVKVCTATEDFKEGVKSFVEKRKPEFKGR from the coding sequence GTGCAGTACAAGAACATCGTCCTGGAGAAAGAAAAACATGTTGTCACCCTGATGTTCAATCGCCCTGAGAAAATGAACACCATTTCGATGGAGATGAGGGAAGAGATAGTCGAGGCGTTCAATGAGGTGAATGCGGATGATGATGCCCGCGTGTTCGTTCTCACCGGTGCCGGAGAGCGCGCCTTCTGTGCTGGTGTCGATGTCGGGGTGATGTCGGCCCGCATTGCTGGGCAGGTGGAGGAGACGAACCGCCGTAAGCTCACCCAGCGAATAGGGTGGCACATACCGCGGTTGAGGGAGATGCGAACGCCGACCATAGCGGCTGTCAATGGTGTGGCTGCAGGCATGGGCGTATCTTTCATAACGGCGTGCGACATCAGGATAGCCTCGGACAAATCCCGGTTTACCTGTGCCTGGGTGAACAGAGGGTTGGTTCCTGACGGCGGGGTGACCTATCTTCTGCCTCAGATAGTGGGCATAGAGAAGGCCCTGGAGCTCTTCTATACCGGGGACATTATTGATGCCCCGGAAGCCCTGCGAATTGGCCTGGTGGGCCGTGTTGTTCCTCAGGCTGATCTGATGAAGGTGGTCAAAGAGCTGGCTGAAAGGATAGCTGCCGGGCCGCCCATTGCCCATGAAATGGCGAAGTACGGAGTGTATAGAGGACTGGAGAGTGACATTAAAGGTACCCTCGACTTTGAAAGCTATGCCGTGAAGGTGTGTACGG